In a genomic window of Scyliorhinus torazame isolate Kashiwa2021f chromosome 5, sScyTor2.1, whole genome shotgun sequence:
- the LOC140418568 gene encoding uncharacterized protein, with product MEKPWKCGDCGKGFNYPSRLETHRRSHIGANKMEKPWKCDDCGKGFNYPYLLEYHRQSHTGKKPFICSECGKGFTTSSYLLSHQRIHTEERPFSCFTCGKRFSCSSNLNAHQRVHTGGKSFTCSLCGKNFAGPSGLWSHQQIHRGVKPFTCSVCGKGFTLSSNLLSHQRIHTEERPFSCTSCGKRFRSSSNLRAHKRVHTGERPFTCSMCGNEFTNSSSLQSHQRIHTEEKPFICTYCGKSFRQLSILTAHQRTHTGERPFTCSECGKGFTQSGSLHLHKRTHTGERPFTCSECGKGYTRSSHLLTHQRVHNCLHGLDSAVKHIQD from the coding sequence atggagaaaccgtggaaatgtggggactgtgggaagggattcaattatccatctcggctggaaactcatcgacgcagtcacattgGGGCTAACaaaatggagaaaccatggaaatgcgatgattgtggtaaaggattcaattatCCATACCTGCTGGAATACCATCGACAGAGTCACACTGGGAAGAAGCCATTCATCtgttccgagtgtgggaagggattcacaacaTCATCctacctgctgtcacaccagcgtattcacacagaggagagaccgttcagctgctttaCCTGTGGAAAGAGGTTCTCATGTTCATCCAACCTCAATgcacatcaacgagttcacactggggggaagTCGTTCACCTGTTCCTTGTGTGGGAAGAATTTCGCTGGTCCATCCGGTCTTTggtcacaccagcaaattcacagagGGGtgaagccgttcacctgttctgtgtgtgggaagggcttcactctgtcatccaacctgctgtcacaccagagaattcatactgaggagaggccgttcagctgcacttcctgtggaaagaggttcaggtctTCATCCAACCTCCGTGCACacaagcgggttcacactggagagaggccattcacctgctccatgtgtgggaatgaATTCACTAATTCATCCAGCCtccagtcacaccagcgaattcacacagagGAGAAGCCATTCATTTGCACAtactgtggaaagagtttcaggcaGTTATCAatcctcactgcacatcagcgcactcacactggagagagaccattcacttgctccgagtgtgggaagggatttactcagtctggcagcctgcatttacataagcgcactcacaccggggaaaggccgttcacctgctctgagtgtgggaagggatacactcggtcatcccacctgctgacacaccagcgagttcacaactgTCTGCAtggtttggattctgctgttaagcACATCCAGGATTGA